A stretch of the Photobacterium toruni genome encodes the following:
- a CDS encoding cytochrome c1, whose product MKQWIVGLLLWLPICAVAGGGNANLEAANNDLTDQASLQRGAQLFVNYCAGCHSTQYQRYERVATDLGIPLDLMRQNLIFNPNAKIGDLMTNSMSKQYAAASFGAPTPDLTMVARVRGTDWLYTYLHAFYADPSRPFGVNNSLFPSVGMPHVLEELQGVPRRIYETQMIDGSPTEVLMGIETDGSGSLNSQQYDTAVRDLVNFLDYSAEPMKLERQRLGLWVIGFISIFLVLTVLLKKEYWRDVH is encoded by the coding sequence ATGAAACAATGGATTGTAGGATTACTGTTGTGGTTGCCGATATGTGCTGTTGCAGGTGGTGGAAATGCCAATTTAGAAGCCGCTAATAATGATCTGACCGATCAGGCATCTTTACAGCGTGGCGCACAATTGTTTGTCAATTATTGCGCAGGGTGTCATTCAACTCAATATCAGCGTTATGAAAGAGTGGCAACTGATTTAGGGATCCCTCTTGATCTTATGCGGCAAAATTTAATCTTTAACCCTAATGCAAAAATCGGCGATTTAATGACGAATTCAATGTCAAAGCAATATGCAGCGGCTTCTTTTGGTGCGCCGACACCTGATTTAACGATGGTGGCAAGGGTACGAGGTACTGATTGGCTATATACGTATTTACATGCATTTTATGCTGATCCTAGTCGTCCATTTGGCGTTAATAACAGCCTTTTTCCTAGTGTAGGTATGCCACATGTGCTTGAAGAATTACAAGGTGTACCGCGTAGAATCTATGAAACTCAAATGATCGATGGTAGCCCAACCGAAGTTCTTATGGGTATTGAAACCGATGGCAGTGGCAGCTTAAATTCCCAGCAGTATGATACTGCGGTACGTGATTTGGTGAATTTTTTAGATTACTCCGCCGAGCCAATGAAGCTAGAGCGACAACGTTTAGGGTTATGGGTAATAGGGTTTATTAGCATATTCTTGGTATTAACGGTGTTGTTGAAGAAAGAATATTGGCGTGATGTCCACTGA
- the sspA gene encoding stringent starvation protein SspA: protein MAVAANKRSVMTLYSDASDIYSHQVRIVLAEKGVSVEIELVDPMSLPEDLLELNPYSSVPTLVDRELALYQANIIMEYLDERFPHPPLMPVYPVARGNSRLMMYRVERNWYSLADKINSGTADEADKARKQLREELLALAPVFAEYPFFMSDEFSLVDCYLAPLLWRLPEMGIELSGTGAKEVKAYMTRVFERDSFLASLTEAEREMRLAGQ, encoded by the coding sequence ATGGCTGTTGCTGCCAATAAACGCTCTGTGATGACTCTGTATTCTGATGCTTCAGACATCTACAGCCATCAGGTGCGTATCGTACTAGCTGAAAAAGGCGTTAGTGTTGAAATTGAGCTGGTTGATCCAATGAGCCTGCCGGAAGATCTGTTAGAATTGAACCCATACAGTTCAGTTCCAACATTGGTTGATCGCGAATTAGCGTTATACCAAGCTAACATTATCATGGAGTACTTGGATGAGCGTTTCCCTCACCCACCTCTAATGCCTGTTTATCCTGTTGCCCGTGGTAATAGTCGTTTAATGATGTACCGTGTTGAACGTAACTGGTACTCATTAGCGGATAAGATTAACTCAGGTACTGCTGATGAAGCTGATAAAGCACGTAAGCAATTACGTGAAGAGTTATTAGCGCTAGCACCTGTATTTGCTGAATACCCATTCTTTATGAGTGATGAATTTAGCTTAGTTGATTGCTACCTTGCTCCACTACTATGGCGTTTACCTGAAATGGGTATTGAGCTAAGTGGTACTGGTGCTAAAGAAGTGAAGGCTTATATGACGCGCGTATTTGAACGTGATTCATTCCTTGCTTCTTTGACTGAAGCTGAACGTGAAATGCGTTTAGCTGGCCAGTAA
- the sspB gene encoding ClpXP protease specificity-enhancing factor, protein MDMENMTPRRPYLLRAFYDWLVDNDLTPHLVVDATLPGVKVPMEFVSDGQIILNIAPMAVGNLELSNEAVSFSARFSGRPHSVIVPMYAVLAIYARENGAGTMFEPEAAYDTDSAIYDDEQALEDESADDMVAPTVSPFAVVTEAADGDEPDDEPPRPRGRPSLRVVK, encoded by the coding sequence ATGGATATGGAAAATATGACGCCGCGTCGCCCTTATTTGCTACGCGCGTTTTATGATTGGTTGGTTGATAATGACCTTACGCCACATTTAGTCGTTGATGCGACATTGCCTGGTGTTAAGGTTCCAATGGAGTTTGTTAGTGATGGTCAAATCATCCTTAATATAGCTCCAATGGCTGTGGGTAATCTAGAATTGAGCAACGAAGCGGTTAGCTTTAGTGCACGTTTTAGTGGTCGTCCACATTCTGTTATCGTACCAATGTATGCTGTTTTGGCTATCTATGCGCGTGAAAACGGTGCAGGTACGATGTTTGAGCCAGAAGCAGCATACGATACTGATTCTGCTATCTATGATGATGAGCAAGCGTTAGAAGACGAAAGCGCTGATGATATGGTTGCGCCAACAGTTTCACCATTTGCAGTCGTTACTGAAGCGGCTGACGGTGATGAACCTGATGATGAGCCACCACGCCCACGTGGTCGTCCAAGCTTACGCGTTGTCAAATAA
- a CDS encoding BON domain-containing protein codes for MKWLLTLLVISSLSLSGCSVFSTKDPRNNSQHWQDQKIEMDIAGITHTREYTKQLSVDSIALGGTILLVGQATSLPIKHAFVNQVRHLTGADRIYDQIQVRPLLTMTSISEDAWLTTKVKSQLIASKQLTNVVIKVITENKRVFLLGYVAPEQAAIATNIARNISGVEHVITLFEKPATF; via the coding sequence ATGAAGTGGTTATTGACGTTACTGGTTATATCAAGCCTATCCTTGTCAGGATGCTCTGTGTTTTCAACCAAAGATCCACGCAATAATAGTCAGCACTGGCAAGATCAAAAAATAGAAATGGATATTGCTGGCATTACTCATACGCGTGAATATACCAAACAATTAAGTGTCGATAGTATAGCTCTTGGTGGGACCATATTATTGGTTGGACAAGCAACATCACTGCCAATTAAACACGCATTTGTTAACCAAGTGCGTCATTTGACTGGTGCTGATCGTATTTATGATCAAATTCAAGTACGACCGTTGTTAACAATGACCAGCATTAGTGAAGATGCGTGGTTAACGACTAAAGTGAAATCACAACTCATTGCCAGTAAACAACTGACCAATGTCGTTATTAAAGTGATCACTGAAAATAAACGCGTATTTTTATTAGGCTATGTCGCTCCCGAACAAGCAGCAATCGCGACTAATATTGCACGTAACATTTCAGGGGTTGAACACGTTATTACACTGTTTGAAAAACCAGCCACTTTCTAA
- a CDS encoding phosphoheptose isomerase, whose product MLESIRESFTESIQTQIAAAEALPDAISKAAQVMVQSLLNGNKILSCGNGGSAANAQQLASCLINRFEIERPSLPALALTANSTVLTAIANDYHHDEVFSKQVRALGQAGDILFVLSTSGNSKNIIKAMEAALTRDMTIIALTGKDGGEMAGLLGIQDVEIRIPSQRTVRIQEGHLLTVHCLCDLIDQVLFPHNEG is encoded by the coding sequence ATGCTAGAGAGCATTCGAGAAAGTTTTACCGAAAGTATTCAAACCCAAATTGCTGCAGCAGAAGCACTACCTGATGCGATTTCAAAAGCTGCACAAGTGATGGTTCAAAGTTTATTAAATGGTAATAAGATTTTAAGTTGTGGTAATGGCGGTTCAGCAGCAAATGCTCAACAACTCGCATCATGCTTAATCAATCGTTTTGAAATTGAACGACCAAGTCTTCCAGCACTTGCACTGACAGCAAATAGTACTGTTTTAACGGCAATTGCCAACGACTATCACCATGATGAGGTATTTTCAAAGCAAGTTCGCGCTTTAGGTCAAGCGGGTGATATTTTATTTGTACTCTCCACGAGCGGTAATAGTAAAAATATCATTAAAGCGATGGAAGCGGCTCTTACACGTGATATGACGATCATTGCCTTAACGGGTAAGGACGGTGGTGAAATGGCGGGCTTGCTCGGTATACAAGATGTTGAAATACGCATTCCATCACAACGTACAGTCCGTATTCAAGAAGGCCATTTATTAACAGTCCACTGTTTATGCGATTTAATTGATCAAGTTTTATTTCCGCATAACGAAGGTTAA
- a CDS encoding YraN family protein, with the protein MVRLLPSKRQIGQVYERMAEQYLCRHHLTPIARNFSCRSGEIDLIMRQGKCLVFIEVKYRTQSHYGSAVEAVNWRKQQKLKRAAFFWMLKNGFSIEHCQFRFDVIAIQGHHHHIEWFTNILVEG; encoded by the coding sequence ATGGTGAGACTTCTGCCCAGTAAACGTCAGATTGGCCAAGTCTACGAACGAATGGCGGAACAATATTTGTGCCGCCATCATTTAACGCCTATTGCACGAAATTTTAGCTGCCGTAGTGGTGAGATTGATTTAATCATGCGACAAGGTAAATGTTTGGTGTTTATTGAAGTAAAATACCGAACGCAATCTCATTATGGTTCTGCTGTTGAAGCCGTTAATTGGCGAAAACAACAAAAACTCAAACGGGCGGCTTTTTTTTGGATGCTCAAAAATGGCTTCTCAATTGAGCATTGTCAATTTCGCTTTGATGTCATTGCCATTCAAGGTCATCACCACCATATTGAGTGGTTTACTAATATATTAGTTGAAGGTTAG
- a CDS encoding penicillin-binding protein activator produces MAPVALAVALAGCSTPNLYNNQVPLTDITAVAAQSSTAYLSKANTSDGAERTNWEIMAVKAMILENKWQQADQWIAKLSQQSMNPTQIAEWQLARAMVREHQGQPQAALNSLNFQPSWQLTKSQYQRYYTLRANLLEQLNHQFQAARERTKLDYYLDRSQKSANWQQVWHDLSGYTNAQLGSVKLTDNESVLKGWVELAMLKNSATLSPMKLKQALEQWLSRHPQHPANQYLPADLKALIEMKAIKLDNIALLLPLSGRFAEQGKAVRDGFINAMMDDKNRDADNELNIYDTEAQSIPTIMAQLQQNGTQFVVGPLRKNIITEFQQDNTSHINMLALNMPSQISNNKPNACYFSLSPEQEAQQAAQRIYAEGHRTPAVLVPSNSYGQRVAQAFNQQWSQLDGQSALTVSFGNQAQIPQQIRAAFGHGTGRHADAIYMVASRNEVMMLKPFIEAAMPPTGNPAQIYTSSRSNPDSHNTNSELRGIEVSDIPLLINPQSAYMERFNQLWPNQGNTSIRLHAFGMDAYLIAKQLPEMRANHDYSIQGETGKLTVDNQCVVQRQVDWGKFSSDGITPLSSATHTPTAPISNTADNINLINGETSAQ; encoded by the coding sequence ATGGCGCCTGTAGCCCTTGCTGTTGCTTTAGCAGGGTGTAGCACGCCAAATCTGTATAATAATCAGGTGCCATTAACGGATATTACTGCGGTAGCCGCTCAAAGCTCAACCGCCTATTTAAGTAAAGCCAATACCAGCGATGGCGCAGAGCGTACTAACTGGGAGATCATGGCTGTTAAGGCAATGATTCTCGAAAATAAATGGCAACAAGCCGATCAATGGATTGCTAAACTCTCACAGCAATCTATGAATCCCACTCAAATTGCGGAATGGCAACTTGCGCGTGCAATGGTTCGTGAGCATCAGGGTCAACCACAAGCGGCACTGAACAGTTTAAATTTTCAACCGTCATGGCAACTAACCAAGAGTCAATATCAACGTTATTACACCCTACGTGCCAACCTCTTGGAACAGTTAAACCACCAATTCCAAGCTGCACGTGAACGTACTAAACTGGATTATTATTTAGATCGCAGCCAAAAATCGGCTAACTGGCAACAAGTTTGGCATGATCTATCAGGTTATACCAATGCTCAATTAGGCAGTGTTAAGCTAACAGATAACGAAAGTGTACTCAAAGGTTGGGTTGAACTCGCAATGTTGAAAAATAGCGCGACCTTATCACCGATGAAACTCAAACAAGCACTTGAACAATGGTTATCTCGTCACCCTCAACATCCGGCGAATCAATATTTACCCGCTGATTTAAAAGCATTAATCGAGATGAAAGCGATTAAACTTGATAATATTGCGTTGTTATTACCACTTTCAGGTCGTTTTGCCGAACAAGGTAAAGCTGTTCGTGATGGTTTTATCAATGCAATGATGGATGATAAAAACCGTGATGCTGATAATGAGCTCAATATTTATGATACTGAAGCTCAATCAATCCCAACAATCATGGCACAACTACAACAAAACGGTACCCAGTTTGTTGTCGGCCCACTACGTAAAAATATTATCACTGAATTCCAACAAGATAATACCAGCCATATCAATATGCTGGCGTTAAATATGCCATCACAAATCAGTAATAATAAACCCAATGCGTGTTATTTTTCATTATCACCAGAACAAGAAGCTCAACAAGCTGCACAGCGTATTTATGCTGAAGGTCATCGCACCCCAGCAGTACTAGTACCATCAAATAGTTATGGCCAACGTGTCGCACAAGCATTTAATCAGCAATGGTCACAACTTGATGGTCAATCAGCATTAACGGTTAGTTTTGGTAATCAAGCTCAAATACCGCAACAAATAAGAGCCGCTTTTGGGCATGGTACAGGAAGGCATGCCGATGCTATTTACATGGTCGCAAGTCGCAATGAAGTGATGATGCTAAAACCTTTTATTGAAGCAGCAATGCCGCCAACAGGTAATCCAGCACAAATCTATACCAGCTCACGCAGTAACCCTGATAGTCATAATACCAATAGTGAATTACGTGGTATCGAAGTCAGCGATATTCCATTACTGATCAACCCACAATCAGCATATATGGAACGTTTTAATCAGCTATGGCCAAATCAAGGTAATACCAGTATCCGTCTACATGCATTTGGTATGGATGCTTACTTGATCGCGAAACAATTACCAGAGATGCGCGCTAATCATGATTACAGTATTCAAGGGGAAACAGGAAAACTTACAGTCGATAACCAATGTGTTGTTCAGCGACAAGTAGATTGGGGAAAATTTAGTAGCGACGGAATAACCCCCCTATCATCAGCAACTCATACGCCAACAGCACCAATATCCAATACCGCTGATAATATAAATCTCATAAATGGTGAGACTTCTGCCCAGTAA
- the rsmI gene encoding 16S rRNA (cytidine(1402)-2'-O)-methyltransferase has product MSESNSGMVDVATLYIVPTPIGNLADITQRALDVLANVDLIAAEDTRHTSRLLSHFSISTRTFALHDHNEQQKADFLIEKLQAGTSIALVSDAGTPLISDPGYHLVNRCRHAGVKVVPLPGPCAVITALSGSGLPSDRFSFEGFLPPKSKGRRDCFQALADDARTLIFYESPHRINESLNDMLAVLGPDRQVVLARELTKTYETIYGAPLSELIDWIAEDSNRVRGEMVILVAGHRAQKDELSVEVLRTLTLLAKELPLKKAAALTAEIHGAKKNALYKWGLENLE; this is encoded by the coding sequence ATGAGTGAGAGCAATTCAGGCATGGTAGATGTCGCCACGTTGTACATCGTACCAACACCTATCGGTAATCTTGCTGATATAACGCAGCGCGCATTAGATGTATTAGCAAACGTAGATTTAATTGCTGCTGAAGATACACGTCATACATCGCGATTGTTGTCCCATTTCTCTATCTCGACCCGCACCTTTGCGCTTCACGATCATAATGAACAGCAAAAAGCTGACTTTTTGATTGAGAAACTTCAAGCCGGTACCAGTATTGCACTTGTGTCAGATGCTGGTACGCCGCTGATCAGTGATCCAGGGTATCATCTTGTTAATCGCTGTCGTCATGCGGGGGTTAAAGTTGTGCCATTACCGGGTCCATGTGCTGTTATTACAGCATTGAGTGGTTCTGGTTTACCTTCTGACCGTTTTAGCTTTGAAGGTTTTCTTCCTCCAAAAAGTAAGGGTCGCCGCGATTGTTTTCAAGCATTAGCTGACGATGCGCGAACATTGATCTTTTATGAATCGCCACATCGAATTAATGAATCCCTAAATGATATGTTAGCTGTGCTTGGCCCTGATCGCCAAGTAGTATTAGCGCGTGAGTTAACAAAAACTTATGAAACTATCTATGGAGCACCACTTAGCGAGTTGATTGATTGGATTGCAGAAGACAGTAATCGTGTTCGTGGTGAGATGGTAATTTTAGTTGCGGGGCATCGTGCGCAGAAAGATGAACTCTCGGTAGAGGTTCTACGTACACTGACGTTACTAGCGAAAGAGCTACCGCTTAAAAAAGCGGCGGCATTAACCGCAGAGATTCATGGCGCGAAGAAAAATGCATTGTATAAGTGGGGTCTAGAAAATCTAGAATAA
- the mraZ gene encoding division/cell wall cluster transcriptional repressor MraZ: protein MLRGATNVVIDDKGRWAMPKRYRTALIEQCQGHFVCTIDHQFCCLLLYPIDEWERIEAKLVRLSSLHPAERRLQRLLLGHASECELDAQGRILIPPTLRQYAQLANKIMVVGQLNKFEIWSTPLWQQQIEHDIDLQAKDMLESSPRLSELSL from the coding sequence ATGTTAAGAGGTGCCACTAACGTTGTAATTGATGATAAAGGTCGCTGGGCAATGCCTAAGCGTTACCGTACTGCATTAATAGAGCAATGTCAGGGACACTTTGTTTGTACTATCGATCACCAGTTTTGTTGCTTGTTGCTATATCCCATTGATGAATGGGAACGAATTGAAGCTAAATTAGTACGTCTATCAAGTCTTCATCCCGCAGAGCGCCGCTTACAACGATTGTTGCTTGGCCATGCTAGCGAATGTGAACTGGATGCGCAGGGACGGATATTAATTCCACCGACGTTAAGACAATATGCTCAGTTAGCGAATAAAATAATGGTCGTTGGGCAGCTAAATAAATTTGAAATTTGGTCCACGCCGTTATGGCAACAGCAAATTGAACATGATATCGACCTTCAGGCTAAGGATATGCTGGAATCTTCCCCGCGCCTTAGTGAGCTTTCACTTTAG